The Rhodothermaceae bacterium genome window below encodes:
- a CDS encoding c-type cytochrome: MRYLLPLLLIGFAPPALAQQENDLGTEAQRAEGKEIYDIKCAHCHGYEGDANAVATPYLRPTPRDFTSGNYKFRSTESGELPTTEDIKRSIRLGMPYTSMPPWEGILSESEITNLAYYLKTFEPAFDGPYGNPTVVEIPRAPSYSEDPDHLARGREIFEANQCTDCHGVNGRGNGHSAPELVDDWGFPIRPADMTKRWTYRASATREEVYRTFMTGLNGTPMPSYLQTISDEEDRWALVDYVWSLSRDTPEYGTVVSVQGQTGELELGDELFADASEAYFPIVGQVIEPGRAFYPGVNGISVKAVYNVSEIAIQLQWHDMTAEAEGMNHPAIEVPMFDPMQPDTLVEGWSDAVAVLLPSRTPEGLERPYFMFGDSRFPMAIWYTDLATDSAAVLTGQGAGRITDNGIELERTAEYEDGVWSVRLKGSRTLGNYIMQESSFVPISFTAWDGFNAERGNMRGLSAWYHLYLEPIETESAALPMAKWFLIVLAAEIIIVGLVRLRTRRRKQT; encoded by the coding sequence ATGCGATATTTACTGCCTTTACTTTTGATTGGGTTTGCGCCCCCCGCGCTTGCACAGCAGGAGAATGATCTCGGTACGGAAGCGCAGCGTGCAGAGGGGAAGGAGATCTATGACATTAAGTGTGCGCATTGTCATGGGTATGAGGGCGACGCAAATGCGGTCGCCACCCCGTATTTGCGACCAACTCCCCGCGACTTTACTTCAGGAAACTACAAATTCCGGTCTACTGAAAGCGGTGAACTCCCGACGACCGAAGATATCAAGCGGAGTATTCGGCTTGGGATGCCCTACACGAGCATGCCGCCGTGGGAGGGGATTCTTTCAGAATCTGAGATTACGAACTTGGCGTATTACCTCAAGACGTTCGAGCCTGCGTTTGATGGCCCCTATGGCAATCCGACGGTTGTAGAGATTCCCCGGGCACCATCTTACTCCGAGGATCCAGATCATCTGGCACGTGGACGTGAAATTTTTGAAGCCAATCAGTGCACGGACTGTCACGGTGTGAATGGGCGTGGGAATGGTCACAGTGCTCCCGAACTGGTGGATGACTGGGGATTTCCAATCCGTCCGGCAGACATGACGAAGCGGTGGACCTACCGGGCAAGTGCCACACGCGAAGAGGTCTATCGCACGTTTATGACCGGGCTGAATGGGACCCCCATGCCCTCTTACCTGCAAACAATCAGTGATGAGGAAGATCGGTGGGCACTGGTGGATTATGTATGGTCACTGTCGAGAGATACGCCGGAATATGGCACGGTCGTCAGTGTGCAGGGGCAGACCGGTGAACTGGAGTTGGGGGACGAGTTGTTTGCGGATGCATCCGAGGCATATTTCCCGATTGTAGGTCAGGTCATTGAACCTGGACGAGCCTTCTATCCAGGTGTCAATGGCATTAGCGTCAAGGCAGTCTACAATGTCTCGGAGATCGCCATCCAGCTTCAATGGCATGATATGACTGCGGAAGCCGAGGGCATGAATCATCCGGCAATTGAGGTTCCAATGTTTGATCCCATGCAACCGGATACGTTGGTGGAAGGCTGGTCCGACGCCGTTGCCGTACTGCTTCCCTCCCGTACCCCAGAGGGACTGGAGCGCCCCTACTTTATGTTTGGAGACAGCAGGTTCCCGATGGCAATCTGGTACACAGATCTGGCGACAGATTCAGCGGCTGTATTGACGGGGCAGGGGGCAGGAAGAATTACAGATAATGGGATTGAATTGGAGAGAACCGCGGAGTATGAAGACGGAGTATGGTCGGTTCGACTGAAAGGCTCCAGGACCTTGGGAAATTACATCATGCAGGAGTCATCCTTTGTGCCGATTTCTTTTACTGCGTGGGATGGCTTCAACGCAGAGCGTGGCAATATGCGGGGATTGTCCGCCTGGTATCATCTGTATTTAGAGCCGATCGAGACAGAATCTGCGGCGCTTCCGATGGCGAAGTGGTTTTTGATTGTACTGGCCGCAGAGATTATCATTGTTGGACTGGTACGCTTACGGACACGCCGCAGAAAACAGACATAG
- the ybeY gene encoding rRNA maturation RNase YbeY, which translates to MFQLKAEREDYWSDLPSLPPDSAVVIGNEHPHLELDIDLVEKLVDQVLEGEQKRVRRLDIILTHAQQLRSLNREWKDADYDTDVLSFSLGHGPMIDGEVYVSLDFAEQHCQDYDATFTQEACRYIVHGVLHLLGYRDSTSKEQKIMRTKEDEYLQRTGVSGI; encoded by the coding sequence ATATTTCAATTGAAGGCTGAACGAGAAGACTACTGGTCTGATCTGCCTAGTCTCCCACCAGATAGCGCGGTCGTCATAGGCAATGAGCATCCACACCTAGAGTTGGACATCGATCTGGTGGAAAAGCTTGTCGATCAGGTGCTGGAAGGGGAGCAGAAGAGGGTTCGAAGGTTGGACATCATTCTCACGCATGCTCAACAGCTTCGCAGTTTGAACAGGGAGTGGAAAGATGCGGACTACGATACAGATGTGTTGAGCTTCTCACTCGGCCATGGGCCAATGATTGACGGGGAGGTGTATGTCAGTCTTGATTTTGCGGAGCAACACTGCCAAGACTATGATGCAACGTTTACCCAAGAGGCCTGTCGCTATATTGTGCACGGAGTACTTCACCTTCTGGGGTACCGCGACAGCACGTCTAAGGAACAGAAAATCATGCGTACGAAAGAGGATGAGTACCTCCAGCGCACAGGCGTTAGCGGTATCTGA
- a CDS encoding DoxX family membrane protein has product MLQRFNAWLDEYREIAFDLIRIYLGLGLLARGILFLVNATTFVALLPEDAPAWLRAEWAHLSVAGLHIAGGLAITVGIWTRIAALSQVPILFGAIFLSLGSLFSANQSLELSSLVFFILLLVVICGSGRWSIDHKIQDSRNELQLILAKLYPFRSHAFDLLRMYLGLGLLVRGMLFIADANSFLDLIGANPSDMLRSTVLLHYVALSHLLGGFMLLTGLLSRVGALIQIPILVGAVFVEEMSGGLTAGTQGFEVAMLTLFLLILIFLYGSGDISSDHYFFRQSPDPTPTRTTVSTHAAEILRQDVPEDRQFADPVEILAVPEALTSEESINEILSNPRIVAQAHYSFWGWAMFLLDVTPHPKEITFKDVHTGQILRRSKDPRVLQQFRYR; this is encoded by the coding sequence ATGCTCCAAAGGTTTAACGCTTGGCTCGACGAGTATCGTGAGATCGCTTTTGATCTGATTCGGATTTACTTGGGACTTGGACTGCTCGCACGAGGGATACTCTTTCTGGTCAATGCCACCACCTTCGTTGCACTGTTGCCCGAAGACGCACCGGCATGGCTGCGTGCCGAGTGGGCACATCTCAGTGTAGCGGGGCTCCATATTGCTGGGGGACTGGCGATCACGGTCGGCATCTGGACCCGGATTGCTGCCCTTTCACAGGTCCCGATTCTCTTTGGTGCCATTTTTCTGAGTCTCGGGAGTCTTTTTTCGGCGAATCAGTCTCTGGAGCTCTCTTCGCTTGTGTTCTTCATTCTGCTTCTAGTTGTGATTTGTGGATCTGGGCGCTGGAGTATTGATCATAAGATCCAAGATTCGCGGAATGAACTCCAGCTTATCCTGGCAAAGCTTTATCCCTTCCGCTCACATGCATTTGATCTTTTGCGCATGTACCTAGGGCTTGGATTGCTGGTACGTGGTATGCTCTTCATTGCAGATGCAAACAGTTTTCTGGACCTGATTGGGGCAAATCCATCGGACATGCTCCGCTCGACAGTCCTATTGCACTACGTCGCCCTCTCACATTTACTCGGCGGATTTATGCTGCTCACCGGATTGCTTTCCCGTGTGGGAGCACTCATCCAGATTCCAATCTTGGTCGGAGCCGTATTTGTGGAAGAAATGTCTGGTGGCCTGACCGCAGGGACTCAGGGCTTTGAAGTGGCCATGCTGACCCTGTTTCTTCTGATTCTGATTTTCCTCTACGGATCCGGGGATATCTCAAGCGATCACTACTTCTTCCGACAGAGTCCTGACCCCACTCCGACCCGCACGACTGTGTCCACACACGCGGCAGAAATTCTTCGTCAGGACGTTCCCGAAGACCGCCAATTTGCTGATCCTGTTGAAATTCTCGCCGTCCCAGAGGCACTTACATCCGAGGAATCCATCAATGAGATCCTGTCCAATCCTCGCATTGTAGCCCAAGCGCACTACAGTTTCTGGGGCTGGGCCATGTTTCTGCTTGACGTAACCCCGCACCCAAAAGAAATTACATTCAAGGATGTACACACTGGGCAAATTCTACGTCGTAGCAAGGACCCTCGTGTGCTTCAGCAGTTCAGATACCGCTAA
- a CDS encoding cytochrome c gives MKQALQIFGFTIVVSVFYWYVSLWVPQKRTDPPEDIEIASNLTTEEMISIGEEIVAGKGTCLTCHTMGDHGTGLRFPDLDNIGAIAGERVPGQSDVEYLAESMYDPNAYVVEGFVAGMPNIARPPIALTDQEILTVIAYMQSLGGTPSVTMETTLQWQGQAPAQEAAPVAVGGNRDAETLFTAYLCNTCHSLDGTAGAGPTLQGLGERMSRAEIYEAIVDPDEVVTEGYLPGVMSTMLDANNFYEQVSTSELQALVDYLASM, from the coding sequence GTGAAACAGGCTCTGCAAATATTCGGATTCACGATCGTGGTCAGCGTCTTCTATTGGTACGTGAGCTTGTGGGTACCCCAGAAACGGACCGATCCTCCCGAGGACATTGAAATCGCCAGCAATCTGACGACTGAGGAGATGATCTCAATTGGGGAAGAGATCGTCGCTGGCAAAGGGACCTGTTTGACGTGTCATACCATGGGGGATCATGGCACCGGGCTTCGTTTTCCTGACCTGGACAATATTGGGGCGATTGCTGGTGAACGCGTTCCCGGACAGAGTGATGTCGAATATCTGGCTGAATCTATGTATGATCCCAATGCTTATGTGGTGGAGGGCTTCGTAGCTGGAATGCCGAACATTGCCCGTCCTCCGATTGCGTTGACCGATCAGGAAATTCTGACTGTGATTGCCTATATGCAGTCTCTTGGTGGAACACCAAGTGTGACCATGGAAACCACCCTGCAGTGGCAGGGACAGGCACCGGCGCAGGAGGCAGCCCCTGTAGCTGTCGGCGGCAACCGGGATGCAGAGACACTATTTACGGCCTACCTGTGCAATACCTGTCATTCATTGGATGGGACCGCAGGGGCAGGCCCCACGCTCCAAGGCCTTGGAGAACGGATGTCCCGGGCGGAGATTTATGAAGCGATTGTTGACCCGGATGAGGTCGTCACCGAAGGATATCTTCCGGGAGTGATGTCAACGATGTTGGATGCAAATAATTTTTACGAGCAGGTTTCCACGTCGGAGCTGCAGGCATTGGTGGATTACCTTGCATCTATGTAG
- a CDS encoding DUF2723 domain-containing protein produces MNSKRAGLFVSIGVFTYATILYVLTVAPTASFWDAGEFIAIAHGLQVSHPPGAPFYMLAGRLFSMFVPNDLISLSVNMVSVLSSSFTILLTYWIIVRLLREFIPSKTEGSATFMHHFGGVVGACTFAVTDSFWFNAVEAEVYAMSMLFTALVVWLIMKWSEMAREELANSRDRLGLGANRILILVAYLFGLAIGVHLLSLLALFFIALIFFFVEYDREDWTVSGRPDWKSAARWRAILLSLVVATVVFLGIYPGIIQKLPGLAGQTGQPLLVLLLFVGAVVFAVWYTQIRAKQTANLVSVCLLMVLIGYSSYAVIFIRSAADPPIDENDPETPAAIVSYLEREQYGETPILQGPNFNNRTGDFDPNNIKLFPRRHSVAPQHVNIYRQYNSDAQFFWQYQLGHMYLRYFLWNFSGRESDVEGARAITGFSLIEGPNETLQQTPSERASRNRYFALPLLLGFFGMFYHFRRDWRRAFSVLVLFLVTGVGIILYLNQTPLQPRERDYSYVASFFAFSLWIGIGATGLLQLVRDALENFAEQFRYLLWVAAPVIFLAVPGWMAMENYDDHDRSGRYVAPDYAYNMLMSVAPNAILFTNGDNDTFPLWYAQEVEGVRRDVRVANLSLLNTPWYVRQLKHQYSRESTPLPINLPDEQIDDLGPTLLRPRTMTLPVNPTLLSEESEVFVGQMDRNMIDTTMSWTLTGRPYTTDPDTGEPVNLLYGADIAALDIIRGAATGGWERPVYFAVTVSPDGRLDLENYLQLEGQAMRVVPIRHDDPLGRVEPGITPERLKTFRFRNLNNPKVYYDANIRRMVDNYRNIFAQTAATMVQEGQVDEGLGLMDHLLEQVPFTTIPGDYVSFIYTARVYQEAGDYAKALEILKQSEPLLMHRLDLNNAQGFDDYVFTFLQTIRAAYLQAGDFEGAAAFENKIRESVGEEGNVTAEEMRAAAMGMFDQDSLDGTQNMDQSIPQDSALLDPEYENGVQQP; encoded by the coding sequence ATGAATTCGAAACGTGCAGGTCTATTTGTATCCATCGGGGTATTCACTTATGCAACGATACTGTATGTATTGACCGTTGCACCTACAGCAAGCTTCTGGGACGCAGGAGAATTCATTGCGATTGCACACGGGTTGCAGGTTTCGCATCCGCCGGGCGCACCATTCTATATGTTGGCAGGTCGTCTTTTTTCCATGTTTGTTCCGAATGATTTGATCTCGTTATCGGTCAACATGGTTTCTGTGCTCTCCAGCTCGTTTACCATCCTGCTGACTTACTGGATCATTGTTCGTCTGCTGCGGGAATTTATTCCGTCCAAAACCGAAGGTTCTGCCACCTTTATGCACCATTTTGGGGGCGTGGTCGGAGCTTGCACATTTGCAGTCACCGATTCGTTCTGGTTCAATGCCGTAGAGGCAGAAGTGTATGCGATGTCCATGCTCTTTACGGCTCTGGTGGTTTGGCTGATCATGAAGTGGAGCGAGATGGCGCGAGAGGAACTGGCAAATTCGCGGGATCGACTTGGACTGGGTGCAAACCGTATCCTGATACTCGTGGCTTATCTCTTTGGGCTTGCGATCGGGGTGCATCTCTTGAGCCTGTTGGCACTCTTCTTTATCGCCCTCATTTTCTTTTTTGTTGAATATGATCGGGAGGATTGGACAGTCAGTGGACGACCCGACTGGAAATCAGCAGCACGTTGGAGAGCCATTTTGTTGTCGCTTGTCGTTGCCACGGTCGTCTTTCTTGGTATTTATCCCGGAATTATCCAAAAGTTACCCGGATTGGCCGGACAGACTGGACAACCACTGTTGGTTCTTCTTCTCTTTGTCGGTGCAGTCGTCTTTGCGGTATGGTATACGCAGATTCGGGCAAAGCAAACGGCGAATCTGGTGTCCGTCTGTCTTTTGATGGTACTAATTGGTTATTCCAGTTATGCAGTCATCTTCATTCGAAGTGCTGCCGATCCACCGATTGATGAAAACGATCCGGAAACACCAGCTGCGATCGTATCCTACCTGGAGCGGGAGCAATACGGGGAAACTCCAATTTTGCAAGGTCCTAATTTCAATAACCGCACTGGGGACTTCGATCCGAACAACATAAAACTGTTTCCACGACGACACTCCGTGGCTCCACAACATGTGAATATTTATCGACAGTACAACTCCGATGCACAGTTTTTCTGGCAGTATCAGTTGGGGCATATGTACTTGCGCTATTTCTTATGGAATTTTTCAGGGCGCGAGAGTGATGTAGAGGGTGCACGTGCAATCACTGGGTTTTCGCTGATTGAAGGTCCAAACGAAACCCTGCAGCAGACTCCCAGCGAACGGGCAAGCCGGAATCGCTATTTTGCTCTTCCACTGCTTTTGGGATTTTTTGGAATGTTTTATCATTTCCGCCGGGATTGGCGGCGTGCCTTCAGTGTGCTGGTACTGTTTTTAGTGACCGGAGTGGGCATCATCTTATACCTGAATCAGACTCCCCTGCAGCCCCGGGAACGTGACTATTCCTATGTCGCTAGTTTCTTTGCTTTCAGCCTGTGGATCGGGATTGGAGCAACTGGGCTTCTGCAGCTTGTTCGGGATGCATTGGAGAATTTTGCAGAACAGTTCCGGTACCTCCTTTGGGTTGCAGCACCTGTGATCTTTCTGGCGGTCCCTGGCTGGATGGCCATGGAAAATTATGACGACCATGATCGTTCTGGACGTTATGTTGCCCCGGATTATGCATACAATATGTTGATGAGTGTTGCGCCGAATGCAATCCTCTTCACCAACGGAGATAATGATACGTTTCCTCTCTGGTATGCGCAGGAGGTCGAAGGAGTCCGAAGGGATGTCCGCGTAGCCAACCTGTCCCTGTTGAACACGCCCTGGTATGTACGACAGTTGAAACACCAGTATTCGCGGGAGTCAACACCTTTGCCAATTAATTTACCTGATGAACAGATTGATGACCTTGGGCCCACCTTACTGAGGCCGAGAACGATGACCTTGCCAGTTAATCCGACGCTGCTATCGGAAGAGTCCGAGGTGTTTGTTGGGCAGATGGACCGGAACATGATTGATACCACAATGTCCTGGACTCTCACTGGTCGACCCTACACAACCGACCCAGACACAGGGGAGCCCGTGAATCTTCTTTACGGTGCGGACATTGCTGCCCTCGACATTATTCGTGGTGCAGCCACAGGCGGTTGGGAGAGACCAGTATACTTTGCAGTCACCGTTTCCCCTGATGGACGCCTTGATCTGGAGAACTATTTGCAACTCGAAGGACAGGCGATGCGCGTTGTTCCCATCCGTCATGATGATCCCCTGGGCAGGGTTGAACCAGGAATTACACCAGAGCGGCTGAAAACGTTCAGATTCAGGAACCTGAATAACCCCAAGGTCTACTATGATGCAAATATCCGGCGGATGGTAGACAATTACAGGAATATTTTTGCCCAGACGGCGGCGACGATGGTTCAGGAAGGGCAGGTGGATGAAGGGCTTGGTCTCATGGACCATTTGCTCGAACAGGTCCCCTTTACGACCATTCCCGGGGACTACGTCTCGTTCATCTACACCGCACGCGTTTACCAGGAGGCAGGCGATTATGCAAAGGCGTTAGAGATACTCAAACAGTCAGAACCCTTACTGATGCACCGGCTGGATCTAAACAATGCCCAGGGGTTTGATGATTATGTCTTCACGTTTTTGCAGACCATCAGAGCTGCATATCTGCAGGCTGGTGACTTTGAAGGGGCGGCGGCATTCGAAAACAAAATTCGGGAATCCGTTGGAGAAGAAGGAAATGTTACTGCAGAAGAGATGCGTGCTGCCGCGATGGGGATGTTTGACCAAGATTCCCTTGACGGAACCCAAAATATGGACCAATCTATCCCACAGGATTCCGCACTTCTGGATCCAGAATACGAGAATGGGGTTCAGCAGCCTTAG
- a CDS encoding ferredoxin, with the protein MPYYITQACTACDDCIDMCPITAIHAGDPIYVIDDTCTDFTECLAVCEFDAIQPIPEDAADEITVFP; encoded by the coding sequence ATGCCATACTATATCACACAGGCGTGCACAGCTTGCGATGATTGCATAGATATGTGTCCGATTACGGCGATTCACGCCGGGGATCCGATCTATGTGATTGATGATACCTGCACGGATTTTACGGAATGCTTAGCTGTTTGTGAATTTGATGCGATCCAGCCGATTCCTGAGGATGCTGCCGATGAGATTACAGTATTCCCATAA
- the mtaB gene encoding tRNA (N(6)-L-threonylcarbamoyladenosine(37)-C(2))-methylthiotransferase MtaB, with protein MGSVSFHTLGCKLNFAETSSLRRQFELHGFETVGQKDICDISVINTCSVTAEADRKCRQIIRRAHRLNPDAFIIVTGCYAQLRPNEVAAIEGVNAVLGNSEKAHIFDLLEDFSPKTSTQVSVSCTGSMASFDPALLSDDRTRAFLKVQDGCDYSCSFCTIPMARGKSRSAPANQIIDQARQLAERGVKEIVLTGVNIGLYGQGSLDRPTKLNLLQLLQRLAKVDGILRYRISSIEPNLLTDEIIDFVADTPVMVPHFHVPLQSGENSVLGAMRRRYRREVYQQRLEYIHTRMPDAGIGADVIVGFPAETTDHFTETRTFLANLPVTYLHVFTYSERPDTVAVNRYEQHNTIPASERSSRNRTLRELSRRKQAVFQERFRGQIRPVLWERNAWSGRMQGYTDNYIRVSSPFDDRRIGLVEHVRLGTENTAFVS; from the coding sequence ATGGGCAGCGTTTCATTTCATACACTTGGCTGCAAGTTGAACTTTGCGGAGACAAGCAGCCTGAGGCGACAATTTGAACTGCACGGATTTGAGACCGTCGGGCAAAAAGATATTTGTGATATTTCGGTCATCAACACCTGTTCGGTGACGGCCGAGGCAGATCGGAAGTGCCGACAAATCATACGGCGTGCCCACCGACTGAACCCCGATGCATTCATCATTGTCACTGGATGTTACGCGCAACTGCGCCCGAATGAAGTAGCGGCAATTGAAGGAGTCAACGCAGTGCTTGGCAATTCAGAAAAAGCACACATTTTTGACCTGCTCGAGGATTTTTCCCCGAAAACATCTACGCAAGTTAGTGTTTCCTGCACCGGAAGCATGGCATCCTTTGATCCCGCGCTGCTATCAGATGATCGCACCCGCGCATTTCTGAAGGTTCAGGACGGATGTGACTATTCCTGCTCGTTTTGTACGATCCCCATGGCTAGGGGAAAAAGCCGATCAGCCCCTGCAAATCAAATTATTGATCAAGCCAGGCAACTCGCAGAGCGAGGCGTTAAGGAAATTGTTTTAACGGGAGTCAACATAGGACTCTATGGTCAAGGCAGCCTTGATCGCCCTACAAAATTAAATCTACTCCAGTTGCTACAACGATTGGCAAAGGTGGACGGAATTCTCCGCTACCGTATCTCTTCCATTGAGCCCAACCTGCTCACAGACGAGATAATTGACTTTGTTGCGGACACTCCTGTGATGGTACCGCATTTTCATGTCCCCTTGCAGAGTGGAGAAAACTCGGTACTCGGGGCCATGCGACGGCGCTACCGTAGGGAAGTCTACCAGCAGCGGCTGGAATATATTCATACGCGCATGCCCGATGCTGGAATCGGCGCCGATGTGATTGTTGGGTTTCCAGCGGAAACTACCGATCACTTCACAGAAACGCGTACGTTTCTGGCAAACCTGCCAGTCACCTACCTGCACGTCTTCACCTATTCCGAACGTCCTGATACTGTAGCTGTTAATCGCTATGAGCAGCATAACACTATTCCTGCTTCCGAGCGTTCATCTCGCAATCGAACTCTCCGGGAGCTCTCTCGGCGCAAACAGGCCGTGTTTCAAGAACGGTTTCGTGGCCAGATACGGCCAGTGCTCTGGGAACGCAACGCCTGGTCTGGCAGAATGCAGGGCTATACGGACAACTATATTCGTGTCTCGAGTCCCTTTGACGATCGTCGCATTGGATTGGTGGAGCATGTCCGACTGGGCACCGAAAATACAGCCTTCGTTTCCTGA
- a CDS encoding cytochrome c: MNLFVLLGIVAAMVVIQLVVTRWIKLNRLSWLAIWWVALWAAFSYGINPPLPNSIIVLFMAIITIALTAYLSADNEELAKAWRSIVRFMVEKEYRIALVIVLFAIPAAVAARTYISMNEAPQPPSSARTIHPPPPLSITFEGNSIDLATANNPFRELEHTDEAAFAEHVNNGRRIYFENCFYCHGDNMEGAGMFAHGYDPIPANFNDATTIAMLQESYLFWRIAKGAPGLPSESTPWSSAMPAWELFLTEEEIWDVILFLYEYTGFEPRAQGMPH; the protein is encoded by the coding sequence ATGAATTTATTTGTACTGTTGGGAATTGTGGCAGCCATGGTTGTTATCCAGCTCGTCGTTACGCGCTGGATTAAGCTCAATCGCCTATCCTGGCTGGCAATATGGTGGGTTGCTCTCTGGGCTGCTTTTTCATATGGGATTAATCCACCGCTTCCCAACTCGATTATCGTGCTGTTCATGGCGATCATTACGATTGCACTGACGGCCTATTTGTCGGCAGATAATGAGGAATTAGCAAAGGCTTGGCGGTCCATCGTACGATTTATGGTGGAGAAAGAGTATCGAATCGCACTGGTGATTGTTCTATTCGCCATTCCTGCGGCGGTAGCCGCCCGGACGTATATCAGTATGAATGAGGCGCCGCAGCCCCCCTCCAGTGCCCGGACGATCCATCCCCCGCCTCCACTCTCCATTACGTTCGAGGGCAATTCAATTGATTTGGCGACGGCCAACAATCCTTTCCGTGAGCTTGAACATACGGATGAAGCCGCCTTTGCTGAGCATGTCAACAATGGTCGGCGGATTTACTTTGAGAACTGCTTCTATTGTCATGGGGATAATATGGAGGGGGCTGGAATGTTTGCACATGGTTATGATCCGATCCCGGCAAACTTCAATGATGCAACGACGATTGCCATGCTGCAGGAGTCCTATTTATTCTGGCGCATCGCCAAAGGGGCACCTGGACTCCCTTCCGAGTCAACCCCCTGGTCAAGTGCAATGCCAGCTTGGGAGTTGTTTTTGACCGAAGAAGAAATATGGGATGTGATTCTATTCCTGTACGAGTACACTGGATTTGAACCACGGGCACAGGGAATGCCGCATTAA
- a CDS encoding radical SAM protein, with protein sequence MRAKTYIPSLVSWNLTKKCNLQCPHCYLSAGRAAERELTTDECLGLLDELHSLGTEMLILTGGEPLLRKDIYRIAEAASQMGIWVVMGTNGVLITREVAQKMVECGVRGVGISIDSADPDRHNEFRGGRNAWQHSVRALKICKEEGLEVLVQTTVMEENYDEISALLDFAREHGAWSFNLYFLVQTGRGQGMTDLSAAATESMLSRLIDWQDNYRPMLVRSKCAPQFKQIAYAKGRGGMESGGCMAATEYCRITPEGNVTPCPYMDVVAGSVLSQSFTTIWNDSSVFAELREPAKLKGRCGKCEFQDLCGGCRCRAFAATGDYLSEDPACTYQPTGVALPESVLQWDQSAEERLMRIPITFIRSKTRKGVEAYARSRGIGSITTEVMNGALSGMKRSGKFARMPTLHQKPNHLV encoded by the coding sequence GTGAGAGCAAAGACGTACATACCGTCACTGGTTTCGTGGAATCTCACCAAAAAGTGCAATCTGCAGTGTCCACACTGCTATTTATCCGCGGGCCGGGCTGCGGAGCGTGAGTTGACCACCGACGAATGTTTGGGTTTGCTGGACGAATTGCATAGTCTTGGTACTGAGATGCTCATTCTTACAGGTGGTGAGCCGCTGCTCCGGAAGGATATTTACAGGATTGCCGAAGCAGCAAGCCAGATGGGGATCTGGGTTGTGATGGGGACGAATGGCGTACTGATTACACGCGAGGTAGCGCAAAAGATGGTCGAATGTGGGGTTCGTGGGGTTGGGATCAGTATAGATTCTGCGGATCCTGATCGTCACAACGAGTTTCGGGGCGGGCGGAATGCATGGCAGCACTCTGTGCGTGCACTCAAAATTTGCAAAGAAGAGGGACTGGAGGTCCTGGTTCAGACGACTGTGATGGAGGAGAATTATGACGAGATTTCTGCACTCCTGGATTTTGCGCGTGAGCACGGTGCATGGTCGTTCAATCTGTATTTTCTGGTACAGACGGGCCGGGGGCAGGGTATGACCGATCTTTCCGCTGCGGCTACGGAGTCCATGCTCTCAAGATTGATTGACTGGCAGGACAACTACCGGCCGATGCTCGTACGTAGCAAGTGTGCCCCTCAGTTTAAACAGATCGCGTATGCAAAAGGACGCGGGGGAATGGAGAGCGGTGGATGTATGGCAGCAACCGAGTATTGCAGAATTACGCCGGAAGGGAATGTTACCCCCTGTCCGTACATGGATGTAGTGGCGGGGAGTGTGCTTAGCCAATCGTTCACCACAATATGGAATGATTCGTCCGTATTTGCGGAGCTCAGAGAGCCGGCGAAGCTGAAGGGGCGGTGTGGAAAGTGTGAGTTCCAGGATTTATGCGGTGGCTGTAGGTGTCGCGCATTTGCGGCGACGGGTGATTACCTGAGTGAAGATCCTGCGTGCACCTACCAGCCCACCGGCGTTGCCTTACCGGAGTCCGTGTTACAATGGGATCAATCAGCGGAGGAGCGTTTGATGCGGATCCCGATTACATTCATCCGAAGCAAGACACGTAAAGGCGTCGAAGCTTATGCCAGAAGCAGGGGGATCGGAAGCATCACCACTGAAGTCATGAATGGTGCACTGAGCGGGATGAAGCGATCTGGAAAGTTTGCAAGGATGCCAACTCTGCACCAAAAACCGAACCATCTGGTATAG